The following proteins are encoded in a genomic region of Sebastes fasciatus isolate fSebFas1 chromosome 14, fSebFas1.pri, whole genome shotgun sequence:
- the LOC141782212 gene encoding trace amine-associated receptor 13c-like produces the protein MDTPEGAELCFPQLLNSSCRKPMPLQSDGMLVLILLSFISLLTAALNMLVIISISHFRQLHSPTNLLLLSLAVSDLLVGLLLMPVDILLTEACWFLGDLMCALYYVVDFIITSSSVGNMVLISIDRYLAICDPLHYTTRVTMDRTKICVCLCWICSILYNSLILQDFLRQPDSQNSCYGECVVVLNHITGNVDFVFTFIGPITVIIVLYMRVFVVAVTQARAMRSHIAAVTLQRPVAVTAKKSEMKAARTLGVVVVVFLICFCPYYSPSLIGEEIEDSSSSSTFVVWLLYFNSCLNPVIYAFFYPWFRKSIKLIVTLKILQPDSCDTKIL, from the exons ATGGACACACCAGAAGGAGCTGAACTCTGCTTTCCACAACTCCTCAACAGTTCCTGCAGGAAACCCATGCCACTTCAGTCCGACGGCATGCTTGTTCTCATTCTGCTGTCTTTCATTTCTCTGCTCACTGCAGCTCTCAACATGCTGGTCATCATCTCTATCTCCCACTTCAG GCAGCTCCACAGCCCcaccaacctcctcctcctctccctggcTGTCTCAGACCTCCTTGTGGGCCTCCTGCTGATGCCGGTTGACATCCTTTTAACAGAGGCTTGCTGGTTCCTGGGTGACCTCATGTGTGCTCTGTATTATGTTGTAGATTTTATCATTACCTCTTCTTCGGTTGGAAATATGGTGCTCATATCAATTGATCGTTATTTGGCTATTTGTGACCCTCTACATTACACCACAAGAGTTACTATGGACAGAACAAAAATCTGTGTTTGCCTGTGTTGGATTTGCTCTATTCTCTATAACAGTCTCATTTTACAGGACTTTTTGAGACAACCTGATTCACAGAATTCCTGCTATGGAGAGTGTGTAGTTGTCCTTAACCATATCACAGGAAATGTTGACTTTGTCTTCACCTTTATCGGCCCAATTACTGTCATCATAGTTCTGTATATGAGAGTATTTGTGGTGGCTGTTACTCAGGCTCGTGCCATGCGGTCCCACATTGCAGCGGTCACTCTACAGCGTCCAGTGGCTGTAACTGCTAAGAAATCTGAAATGAAAGCAGCCAGGACTcttggtgttgttgtggttgtgtttCTCATATGTTTCTGTCCATATTACTCTCCATCCCTTATAGGTGAAGAAATTGAAGACAGTAGTTCGTCCTCAACATTTGTAGTCTGGTTGCTGTATTTCAACTCCTGTCTTAACCCTGTGATCTATGCCTTTTTTTACCCCTGGTTTAGAAAATCGATTAAACTCATAGTTACTCTTAAAATACTGCAACCTGACTCTTGTGATACTAAAATACTGTAG